One genomic region from Bacillus aquiflavi encodes:
- a CDS encoding acyl-CoA synthetase yields the protein MRWEIDWLHNRARLTPNKEAIIHAENGHSWTYKQLNDRANHLKNWLVHKGVKKGDRVALLAPNHISYFDFLTACSKLGAIFVPLNWRLAIEEINYILEDCTPVLLGYHTDLVNIVKELSFLNKTICVNDSHFEKIVSSAEDVNDSVHGEEHDPLALIYTGGTTGKPKGAVLSHRSIIWNGINTIVSWNLTERDTTLTYMPMFHTGGLNALSIPLLMTGGKVVIADQFDPYKAMIYLNQYQCTIVLFVPTMYHLITQTEVFEQTNFPTVKAFLSGGAPCPYEIYAHFQRKGLAFKEGYGLTEAGPNNFYIDPVDAMRKKGSIGKPMMFNGIKLVNEHGGETSSNEVGELLIIGKHSFEYYWNNKEDTENTIRNGWIYTGDLARRDEEGYYYIVGRKKDMIISGGENIYPLEVEHWLSSHPKVNEAAVIGMPNDKWGEIVTAFIVQIDDENVTEEELKSYCEKKLGKYKIPKRFIFLEELPKTHVGKIDKNKLKKMGTVFSN from the coding sequence GTGAGGTGGGAAATCGATTGGCTTCATAACAGAGCAAGATTAACACCAAATAAAGAAGCAATTATACACGCTGAAAACGGTCATTCATGGACGTATAAGCAGCTAAATGATCGAGCCAATCATTTAAAGAATTGGCTAGTTCATAAAGGAGTAAAAAAAGGAGATCGAGTTGCATTATTGGCTCCTAATCATATTAGTTATTTTGATTTTTTAACCGCTTGCTCAAAATTAGGAGCAATATTTGTACCGCTTAATTGGAGACTAGCTATTGAAGAAATCAATTATATTTTGGAAGATTGCACACCGGTATTACTAGGGTATCATACTGATTTAGTTAACATCGTCAAGGAGCTTTCATTTCTAAACAAAACTATTTGTGTAAATGATTCTCATTTTGAAAAAATAGTCTCTTCAGCGGAGGATGTAAATGATAGTGTGCATGGCGAAGAACATGATCCATTGGCACTTATTTATACTGGTGGGACAACAGGAAAACCAAAAGGAGCAGTTCTTTCTCATCGCTCAATCATTTGGAATGGAATTAATACAATCGTTAGCTGGAATTTAACTGAAAGGGATACAACGTTAACATACATGCCAATGTTCCATACAGGAGGATTAAATGCACTTTCTATTCCGCTTTTGATGACGGGGGGGAAAGTGGTTATCGCTGATCAATTTGATCCTTACAAGGCAATGATCTACTTAAATCAATATCAATGTACAATCGTATTGTTTGTACCGACAATGTATCATTTAATCACTCAAACAGAAGTATTTGAACAGACAAATTTTCCAACAGTAAAAGCCTTTCTTTCAGGAGGGGCACCATGCCCTTATGAAATTTACGCTCATTTTCAGCGCAAAGGTCTAGCGTTTAAAGAGGGATATGGGTTGACCGAAGCAGGTCCTAATAATTTTTACATTGATCCTGTTGATGCAATGAGAAAAAAAGGTTCGATCGGAAAACCGATGATGTTTAATGGAATCAAGCTTGTAAATGAGCATGGCGGAGAAACAAGTAGCAACGAAGTCGGGGAACTATTAATTATTGGGAAGCATTCATTTGAATATTATTGGAATAATAAGGAAGATACAGAAAATACAATTCGAAATGGCTGGATTTATACTGGCGATCTAGCAAGAAGAGATGAGGAAGGATATTACTATATTGTTGGCAGGAAAAAAGATATGATTATTAGCGGAGGTGAAAATATTTATCCATTAGAAGTTGAACATTGGCTTTCATCACATCCAAAAGTGAATGAAGCTGCGGTAATAGGAATGCCTAATGATAAATGGGGTGAGATTGTCACTGCGTTTATCGTCCAAATTGATGATGAAAATGTAACTGAGGAAGAATTGAAAAGCTACTGTGAAAAAAAACTTGGAAAATATAAAATCCCTAAACGCTTCATTTTTTTAGAGGAACTTCCAAAAACACACGTTGGTAAAATTGATAAAAACAAACTAAAAAAGATGGGGACTGTTTTTTCTAATTAG
- the ltrA gene encoding group II intron reverse transcriptase/maturase, which translates to MHERKLLDKILDKDNLDHAIKQVKRNKGSAGVDDMTVDELVGYMAMNKDEMIHQIRNRKYHPKPVLRVEIPKPNGGTRLLGIPTVLDRVIQQAIAQVLTPMFDKQFSEYSYGFRPRRYAEMAILKALEFMNDGYDWIVDIDLERFFDTVHHDRLMNLISRTIDDGDVISLIRKFLVSGVQIDEEYQETVIGTPQGGNLSPLLSNIMLNELDRELENRGLRFVRYADDCVIMVRSEMSAKRVMRSVTRFIEEKLGLTVNVEKSKVTKPNDPDMKFLGFGFFKDYQADLYKARPHQKSLESLKFKLKQLTRKNWSVDTKYQVERINQLIRGWVKYFRVGYMKTALGKIDAHTRFRLRMCIWKKWKTAKNRRRNLIKLGMDRYSAYKNSHTSKGVARTAYSWILTTTITNERLAKFGLISGEQHYIKVHT; encoded by the coding sequence ATGCACGAGAGGAAACTACTTGACAAGATACTCGACAAAGATAATCTTGACCATGCAATCAAACAGGTTAAAAGAAACAAAGGCTCAGCCGGTGTTGATGACATGACTGTAGATGAGTTGGTTGGATATATGGCGATGAATAAGGATGAAATGATTCATCAAATCCGAAATAGAAAATACCATCCAAAACCAGTACTAAGGGTCGAGATACCAAAGCCAAACGGCGGAACACGACTTTTAGGAATTCCGACTGTCCTAGATAGGGTTATTCAACAGGCGATTGCCCAAGTTCTCACACCGATGTTCGATAAACAATTCAGCGAATATAGTTATGGTTTCAGACCAAGACGCTATGCCGAGATGGCTATTTTGAAAGCCTTAGAGTTTATGAATGATGGATACGACTGGATTGTAGATATCGACTTGGAACGTTTCTTTGACACCGTACATCACGATAGGCTGATGAATCTCATATCAAGAACGATAGATGATGGAGATGTTATTTCACTCATTCGTAAGTTCTTGGTAAGCGGTGTACAAATAGACGAGGAATACCAAGAAACAGTAATCGGCACTCCGCAAGGTGGAAACTTATCCCCGTTACTTAGTAATATTATGCTTAATGAACTGGATAGGGAGCTAGAAAATCGAGGGTTGCGTTTCGTCAGATACGCAGATGACTGTGTTATCATGGTCAGAAGTGAGATGTCGGCGAAAAGAGTAATGAGGTCTGTGACAAGATTCATTGAAGAGAAGCTAGGATTAACCGTTAATGTGGAGAAATCAAAAGTGACGAAGCCGAATGACCCCGATATGAAGTTTTTAGGGTTTGGATTCTTCAAAGATTACCAAGCTGATTTATACAAAGCGAGACCACACCAAAAATCCTTAGAAAGTCTTAAATTCAAACTTAAACAATTAACAAGGAAAAATTGGAGCGTCGATACGAAGTATCAGGTAGAACGAATCAATCAATTAATAAGAGGATGGGTCAAATACTTTAGGGTCGGTTATATGAAGACAGCACTTGGGAAAATAGATGCTCATACAAGATTTAGACTGCGAATGTGTATCTGGAAGAAATGGAAAACTGCGAAGAATCGCAGGAGAAATCTGATTAAACTAGGCATGGATAGATACAGTGCATACAAAAATAGCCACACAAGTAAGGGTGTTGCCCGTACAGCTTATTCTTGGATACTCACCACGACAATAACCAATGAGAGATTAGCCAAATTTGGTCTAATCTCCGGTGAACAACACTACATCAAAGTGCATACTTAA
- the nadE gene encoding ammonia-dependent NAD(+) synthetase, translating to MDTGLQNEIIQQLKVKPHIHPQAEIRTRVNFLKEFLEKNHAIKGFVLGISGGQDSTLVAKLAQIAINEKNRENGNNHYKFIAVRLPYGVQVDERDCQDALVYIQPNVLYRVNIKQSVDASVAALRSAGVVISDFIKGNEKARERMKVQYSIAAVNHCVVLGTNNSAEFLTGYFTKHGDGACDLEPIFGLNKRQGKELLKALKCPSHLYLKRPTADLEDDAPNLEDEISLGVTYEEIDDYLEGKVVSKQTSSMLEKYFLKSEHKRKAPKTIYDY from the coding sequence ATGGATACTGGATTACAAAATGAGATTATTCAACAATTAAAAGTGAAGCCTCATATTCACCCACAAGCGGAAATAAGGACAAGGGTAAATTTTTTAAAAGAATTTCTTGAAAAAAATCATGCAATCAAAGGTTTCGTATTGGGGATATCTGGCGGACAAGATTCAACGTTAGTAGCAAAATTAGCACAAATAGCTATAAATGAAAAGAACAGAGAGAATGGAAATAATCATTATAAATTTATTGCTGTTCGGCTTCCTTACGGCGTTCAAGTTGATGAACGTGACTGCCAAGACGCGCTGGTTTATATTCAACCAAATGTTTTATACAGAGTAAATATTAAACAGTCGGTAGACGCAAGTGTTGCAGCATTAAGATCGGCTGGTGTAGTCATTTCAGACTTTATAAAAGGAAATGAGAAAGCACGTGAAAGAATGAAAGTTCAATATAGTATTGCTGCTGTAAATCATTGTGTTGTTTTAGGAACAAATAATAGTGCAGAATTTTTAACAGGTTATTTTACAAAACATGGGGATGGAGCATGTGACTTAGAGCCGATCTTCGGATTAAATAAACGTCAGGGCAAGGAACTTTTAAAGGCATTAAAGTGCCCTTCACACTTATATTTAAAAAGACCAACAGCTGATTTAGAAGATGATGCTCCTAACTTAGAAGACGAAATTTCTCTTGGTGTTACTTATGAAGAAATTGATGATTATTTAGAAGGAAAAGTTGTTAGTAAACAAACTAGTTCAATGTTAGAAAAATACTTTTTAAAATCAGAGCATAAACGTAAAGCACCAAAAACGATTTATGATTATTGA
- a CDS encoding thiolase family protein, which produces MRNVVITSAVRSPIGTFGGAFKQLLPTDLIVPVMNEAVIRSKLEHDEVDEVILGHCIQRTDQPNTARTAALLAGLSEQTTGYTVQRQCASGMQAVISGAMQIQTGMSDIVLAGGVEAMSSSPYLLKQHRWGARMQHGQITDSVWEVLEDPIHHIMMGETAENLVDTHHISRKEQDEVALLSHQRAITAIENGYFESQIVPITVRTRTGDRMISKDEGPRPNLTIEKLTELKPIFRKNGTVTAGNASSLNDGGVALILMSEEAALNKGLTPLAKITGFSLAGVDPKVMGRGPVPSIKNGLEKVKWSLEDADLIEVNEAFAAQYLAVEKELGLNREIVNVNGSGISLGHPIGCTGARLIVSLIHELKRRELEKGVASLCVGGGMGATVFLEIF; this is translated from the coding sequence ATGAGAAATGTTGTGATTACTTCTGCAGTTAGATCACCGATCGGAACATTTGGAGGTGCCTTTAAGCAATTATTACCAACGGATTTAATTGTTCCAGTTATGAATGAGGCTGTTATTCGTAGTAAATTAGAACATGATGAAGTTGACGAGGTCATTTTAGGGCATTGTATTCAGAGGACTGATCAGCCAAACACTGCAAGGACGGCAGCTTTATTGGCGGGACTTTCAGAGCAAACAACAGGTTATACTGTTCAACGGCAATGCGCCTCTGGGATGCAAGCGGTTATTTCAGGTGCCATGCAAATCCAAACCGGAATGTCAGACATTGTGCTCGCGGGTGGGGTAGAAGCCATGAGTTCAAGTCCTTATTTATTAAAACAGCATCGTTGGGGAGCACGAATGCAGCATGGACAAATAACTGATTCTGTTTGGGAAGTATTAGAGGACCCAATTCATCATATTATGATGGGAGAAACAGCGGAAAATCTAGTAGATACTCATCATATTTCAAGAAAAGAGCAGGATGAAGTAGCATTATTAAGCCATCAGCGGGCAATAACAGCGATTGAAAATGGCTATTTTGAATCACAAATTGTTCCAATCACAGTAAGAACGAGAACGGGAGATCGGATGATTTCAAAAGATGAAGGTCCCCGTCCAAATTTAACGATTGAAAAGCTTACAGAGCTTAAGCCGATTTTTCGTAAAAATGGCACAGTAACCGCTGGGAATGCTTCAAGCTTAAATGATGGTGGAGTTGCACTTATTCTCATGTCAGAGGAAGCTGCACTTAACAAAGGTTTAACGCCTTTAGCAAAAATTACTGGCTTTTCGCTTGCGGGAGTCGATCCAAAAGTGATGGGTAGAGGTCCAGTTCCAAGTATAAAAAATGGATTGGAAAAAGTGAAGTGGTCATTGGAAGATGCGGATTTAATTGAAGTGAACGAAGCGTTTGCAGCGCAATATTTGGCTGTTGAAAAAGAATTAGGCTTAAATAGAGAGATTGTAAATGTAAATGGTAGTGGAATTAGTCTTGGACATCCAATTGGCTGTACTGGGGCACGTCTTATCGTTAGTCTTATTCACGAATTAAAGCGTAGAGAACTAGAAAAAGGAGTTGCATCATTATGTGTGGGAGGTGGAATGGGGGCAACCGTCTTTTTAGAAATATTTTAA
- the ltrA gene encoding group II intron reverse transcriptase/maturase, with protein sequence MNAKKMANYTNYAKAQELWKTLYLCAKESKTRRFHALYDKIYRPDILWEAWQRVRRNRGSSGVDSQTMENIEIYGEDRFLNEIYLELKENRYHPQPVLRTYIPKDDGKKRPLGIPTIKDRVVQMATKLVIEPIFEADFKDCSYGFRPKRNAHQAIAKIRKESKKSYWVLDVDIQGYFDNINHDKLMKLVEQRISDRKVLKLIRKWLQAGIMEEGKVRNSVLGAPQGGVISPLLSNIYLDVMDSLWEKKFSHLGSLIRYADDFVILCRTKQQALEGIRVIQAIMGKLDLSLHKEKSRLVNIWDDSDGFDFLGFHHRKFPIRKKGGRTFLIMNHVPSKKAMKKMRKKIKDFTEPRHKLFMDIKELVKGLNRRLQGFKNYYQLSPMSKRWLNRIDWYVLQRLNLFHNKKRNKRHKHAYLQDTVNKVQFILVKLAN encoded by the coding sequence GTGAATGCCAAGAAAATGGCTAACTACACCAATTATGCAAAAGCTCAAGAACTCTGGAAAACATTATACCTTTGTGCCAAGGAAAGCAAGACACGCCGGTTTCATGCCTTATATGATAAGATTTATCGACCTGATATCTTGTGGGAAGCATGGCAAAGAGTAAGAAGAAATCGAGGGAGTAGTGGAGTAGATTCTCAGACTATGGAAAATATTGAGATCTATGGGGAGGATAGATTTCTTAATGAGATTTATCTTGAACTGAAGGAAAATCGATATCATCCACAACCAGTTTTACGTACTTACATCCCTAAAGATGATGGAAAGAAACGTCCATTAGGAATCCCAACCATCAAGGACAGGGTTGTACAAATGGCAACCAAGCTAGTCATAGAACCTATCTTTGAAGCTGACTTTAAAGATTGTTCTTATGGTTTCCGTCCCAAAAGGAATGCGCATCAAGCCATAGCGAAAATCAGGAAAGAGAGCAAGAAAAGCTATTGGGTATTAGACGTCGATATCCAAGGTTATTTTGATAACATCAACCATGATAAATTGATGAAACTTGTAGAACAGCGAATTAGTGACCGCAAAGTGCTGAAATTGATTCGCAAATGGCTACAAGCAGGAATCATGGAAGAAGGAAAAGTGAGGAATTCTGTCTTGGGGGCCCCTCAAGGCGGTGTGATTTCACCATTACTTTCGAACATATATTTAGATGTGATGGATTCCCTCTGGGAAAAGAAATTCAGCCATCTAGGTTCTCTTATTCGTTATGCGGATGACTTTGTCATTTTGTGCAGGACAAAACAGCAAGCGCTAGAAGGTATACGAGTCATCCAAGCAATTATGGGAAAACTTGACCTCTCACTACATAAGGAGAAATCAAGACTCGTCAACATCTGGGATGACAGTGACGGATTTGATTTTCTGGGATTCCATCATCGAAAATTCCCCATTCGTAAAAAGGGTGGTCGAACATTCTTAATCATGAACCATGTCCCGAGTAAGAAGGCTATGAAGAAGATGCGAAAGAAAATCAAGGATTTTACGGAACCACGACATAAACTATTTATGGACATAAAAGAATTGGTGAAGGGACTGAACCGAAGGTTACAAGGATTCAAGAATTACTACCAACTTTCTCCAATGTCCAAGAGGTGGTTGAATCGCATTGACTGGTATGTGTTACAACGTTTAAATCTTTTTCATAACAAGAAAAGAAATAAACGACATAAACATGCCTATCTTCAAGATACAGTAAATAAAGTCCAATTCATATTGGTGAAATTAGCGAATTAA
- a CDS encoding cysteine hydrolase family protein, which yields MEKVLINVDYTNDFIADNGALTCGNPGQEIEKEIVSLTKQFIEQQQLVVFAIDLHKKGDQFHPETKLYPPHNIEGTEGRKLFGELENVYQNAKHLDHVLYINKTRYSAFAGTDLFIKLRERGIDEVHIVGCATDICCLHTAIDAYNLGFKIVIHKKAVASFNPVGHEWALQHFEKSLNATII from the coding sequence ATGGAAAAAGTATTAATTAATGTTGATTACACGAATGATTTTATTGCTGACAATGGAGCTTTAACTTGTGGTAATCCTGGACAAGAAATCGAAAAAGAGATTGTTTCCTTGACAAAACAGTTTATCGAGCAGCAACAATTAGTAGTGTTTGCGATTGATTTACATAAAAAAGGAGATCAATTTCATCCTGAAACTAAATTGTATCCTCCCCATAATATTGAAGGGACAGAAGGACGAAAATTATTTGGAGAGTTGGAAAATGTATATCAAAATGCAAAGCATTTAGATCATGTTTTATATATAAATAAAACGCGTTACAGTGCATTTGCAGGTACAGATTTGTTTATTAAATTAAGAGAACGCGGAATCGATGAAGTTCACATTGTAGGTTGTGCAACAGATATTTGCTGTTTACATACCGCAATAGATGCTTATAATTTAGGATTCAAAATTGTTATCCATAAAAAAGCCGTCGCAAGCTTTAATCCAGTTGGCCATGAGTGGGCATTGCAGCACTTCGAAAAGTCATTAAATGCAACGATTATTTAA
- a CDS encoding NUDIX hydrolase, producing MKAIKKNEEALKYYDLNKYRTPDGYTSDIAVFTIVDDEEDQNKKVLKLMLIKRSEIDAEGNPNIEGGKWALPGGFVRNDETAFEAAKRELAEETGVDHIHLKHFGVYDKPGRDPRGWIIANAHYAIVNEYYLEHRQAADDADDVQLFTLDEVFNLDLAFDHRKIIEDSIKWIKKDMAETTLARTFLPREFTIPELQKVILAVFYHKQIESNNFYKKLHKFDFIEEVKGENNEVKETRRNSKRPAKMYRFVDKERFVSIYL from the coding sequence GTGAAGGCAATAAAAAAAAATGAAGAGGCGCTGAAATATTACGATCTAAATAAATATCGGACTCCTGACGGATATACAAGTGATATCGCTGTATTTACGATTGTTGACGATGAAGAGGATCAAAATAAAAAAGTTTTAAAGTTAATGTTAATTAAAAGGTCAGAAATTGATGCGGAAGGCAATCCAAATATCGAAGGTGGGAAATGGGCGCTGCCGGGCGGTTTTGTTCGTAATGACGAGACTGCTTTTGAAGCCGCAAAAAGAGAATTAGCAGAGGAAACAGGTGTTGATCACATACATCTGAAACATTTTGGGGTATATGATAAACCTGGAAGAGACCCAAGAGGTTGGATTATTGCCAACGCACATTATGCAATTGTAAATGAGTATTATTTAGAACATCGTCAAGCAGCAGATGATGCAGACGATGTTCAATTATTTACACTTGATGAAGTGTTTAACCTAGATTTAGCCTTTGACCACCGAAAGATTATTGAAGATTCAATAAAATGGATAAAAAAGGACATGGCTGAAACAACATTGGCACGAACGTTTTTACCAAGGGAATTTACAATTCCCGAATTGCAAAAAGTCATTTTAGCTGTTTTTTATCATAAACAAATTGAGTCAAATAACTTTTATAAAAAGTTACATAAATTTGACTTTATTGAAGAAGTTAAAGGAGAAAACAATGAAGTAAAAGAAACGAGGAGAAATTCAAAACGCCCAGCTAAAATGTATCGATTTGTAGATAAAGAAAGATTTGTATCAATTTATTTATAA
- the nadD gene encoding nicotinate (nicotinamide) nucleotide adenylyltransferase — protein MKIGVFGSAFDPITLGHMVTMEMISDRRGFDFILLLLSSDKRIDKSRQLTANFHRLNMVKLAIDGQRKFKIETVEMNAAGWETYTYYTMKKLAKKYPNDELYFLMGADNLANISSWKYGKELIESNRFVVMGREGYDMAEMIAQDSLLTKYEHHFDCLSKGVKVETSSSFIRSRLKDGLSVKYLVPEKALQYALAHGLYKE, from the coding sequence ATGAAAATAGGCGTCTTTGGCTCGGCTTTTGATCCTATTACTTTAGGGCATATGGTAACGATGGAAATGATCAGTGACAGACGCGGGTTCGATTTCATTTTATTACTGTTGTCATCAGATAAAAGAATAGATAAAAGCAGGCAGCTAACCGCAAATTTTCATAGGCTTAACATGGTGAAATTAGCAATTGACGGCCAACGAAAATTTAAAATAGAGACAGTTGAAATGAATGCAGCAGGATGGGAAACGTATACGTATTATACGATGAAAAAATTAGCAAAGAAGTATCCAAATGATGAATTGTATTTTTTAATGGGTGCTGATAACTTAGCTAATATTTCTTCATGGAAATATGGAAAAGAACTAATCGAGTCTAATCGCTTTGTCGTGATGGGGCGAGAAGGTTATGATATGGCTGAAATGATTGCTCAAGATTCCCTTTTAACAAAATATGAACACCATTTTGATTGTTTAAGTAAAGGAGTTAAAGTTGAAACAAGTTCAAGTTTTATTCGTTCTCGTCTTAAAGATGGTTTAAGCGTAAAGTACCTTGTTCCGGAAAAAGCATTACAGTATGCACTTGCACACGGCTTGTATAAGGAATGA
- a CDS encoding nicotinate phosphoribosyltransferase, whose product MKMQLDDSLALHTDLYQINMAETYWNDGIHNRKAVFDVYFRKLPFGNGYAVFAGLEKVVNYLNNFAFSNSDLAYLKELGYKDDFIAYLKTIRFTGNLRSMREGEVVFENEPILRIEAPLAEAQLIETPLLNIVNYQTLVATKASRIKQVIGNQSAMEFGTRRAQEMDAALWGTRAAYIGGFDATSNVRAGKLFDIPVAGTHAHALVQAYQDEYVAFKKYAERHKDCVFLVDTYDTLKSGVPNAIKVAKELGNKINFLGVRLDSGDLAYLSKETRKMLDAAGFKNAKIYASNDLDEYTILNLKAQGAQIDVWGIGTKLITAFDQPALGAVYKLVSIQKNNESDEMVDTIKVGAKMGGNLEKLTTPGKKRVYRIIQKVNNKSEGDYIALEEETPQKDKKLKMFHPVHTFISKFITNFEARDLHVDIFKKGKLVYQLPILKQIQKYTAESLTYLWDEYKRTMNPEVYHVDLSQKCWENKMNKIKEVQEKVNRVGSK is encoded by the coding sequence ATGAAAATGCAGTTAGATGATAGCTTAGCACTCCATACAGATTTATATCAAATTAACATGGCGGAAACTTATTGGAACGATGGGATTCATAATCGAAAAGCAGTATTTGATGTTTATTTTAGAAAGCTACCATTTGGTAATGGCTATGCAGTATTTGCCGGTTTAGAAAAAGTGGTCAACTACTTGAATAATTTTGCATTTTCTAACTCTGATTTAGCTTACTTAAAAGAATTAGGCTATAAAGATGATTTTATTGCTTATTTGAAAACAATAAGATTTACTGGTAATTTGCGCAGTATGCGTGAAGGGGAAGTGGTATTTGAAAATGAACCGATTCTCCGAATTGAAGCACCTTTAGCAGAGGCTCAATTAATTGAGACACCGCTTTTAAACATCGTAAACTATCAAACTTTAGTCGCAACTAAAGCATCTAGAATTAAGCAAGTGATTGGTAACCAAAGTGCAATGGAATTCGGTACTCGTCGTGCCCAAGAGATGGACGCAGCCCTTTGGGGAACGAGAGCTGCTTATATAGGCGGCTTTGATGCTACAAGCAATGTTCGCGCTGGTAAATTGTTTGATATTCCAGTGGCTGGTACACATGCCCATGCTTTAGTACAGGCATATCAAGATGAATATGTTGCTTTTAAAAAATACGCTGAAAGACATAAGGATTGTGTCTTTTTAGTAGATACGTATGACACGCTAAAGTCTGGTGTACCTAACGCAATTAAAGTTGCAAAGGAATTAGGAAATAAAATTAACTTCCTCGGTGTTCGATTAGATAGTGGAGACTTAGCTTACTTATCTAAAGAAACGAGAAAAATGTTAGATGCAGCAGGTTTTAAAAATGCGAAGATTTATGCTTCAAATGATTTAGATGAGTATACAATTTTAAATTTAAAAGCTCAAGGAGCACAAATTGATGTATGGGGGATCGGAACAAAGCTTATAACCGCTTTTGACCAACCAGCACTTGGTGCTGTGTATAAGTTGGTATCGATTCAAAAAAATAATGAAAGCGATGAAATGGTTGATACAATAAAAGTAGGGGCAAAGATGGGAGGCAATCTTGAAAAATTAACAACACCTGGAAAAAAGAGAGTTTATCGTATTATTCAAAAAGTTAACAATAAGTCCGAAGGTGATTACATTGCTTTAGAAGAGGAGACACCCCAAAAAGACAAGAAACTTAAAATGTTTCATCCAGTACACACGTTTATTAGTAAATTTATAACGAATTTTGAAGCGAGAGATCTTCATGTAGATATATTTAAAAAAGGAAAGCTCGTTTATCAATTACCAATTTTAAAACAAATTCAAAAGTATACCGCTGAAAGCTTAACATACTTATGGGATGAATATAAAAGGACGATGAACCCTGAAGTGTATCACGTAGATTTAAGTCAAAAATGTTGGGAGAACAAAATGAATAAAATAAAAGAGGTCCAAGAGAAGGTAAACAGAGTGGGTAGTAAATGA